A window from Citrus sinensis cultivar Valencia sweet orange chromosome 3, DVS_A1.0, whole genome shotgun sequence encodes these proteins:
- the LOC102618530 gene encoding YTH domain-containing protein ECT1, translating into MATVASSSDQAADILQNLSLDSETNAVAGHEYANKGLGDNGSVMYSQNYGYTPYGIYPSTGDVQLQGLQQYHYPSPYYQLDQGSAPQGGGSTSVIADKVSLSVESNKDNPMANGPGVSGNGRSKLQRPNYQYPYLDPNSSHGRGGLSTVVPSPSYQDPGYSFDGIHSPITWLDTSIFGGGQSKHNVNAGYTSPISHSNNFPSGRNQNHRPHLANFHHTRPTSDAFGYMSQMYANNPMYGHYGNTFRAGPGYGSFGYDSWISGRGWYPVDSKYKPRGRGYGASGSGKENVDGLNELNKGPRAKGFKNQEGFDPVTVAAKGQNLKSSESTPEDNLPLIPDKEKYGGEDFPESYSDAKFFIIKSYSEDDVHKSVKYNMWTSTPNGNKKLDAAYREAKEKSSDCPVFLLFSVNASGQFVGVAEMVGPVDFDKTVEYWQQDKWVGCFPLKWHIIKDVPNSSLRHITLENNENKPVTNSRDTQEVNFEIGIQILKIFKSHSSKRCILDDFGFYEARERIMQQKKAKQHQLQRQVSDGKPSDVIIDDKDKDVALAKDRVQKSQEETLVKELALTETIGDVKKLEENGSAATVEDAVKGAKSAVSSGKKGTSNGVASAC; encoded by the exons ATGGCTACCGTTGCTTCTTCCTCTGATC AAGCTGCTGATATACTGCAGAATTTGTCATTGGATTCTGAGACCAATGCAGTTGCAGGTCATGAGTATGCAAACAAG GGCCTTGGTGATAATGGATCTGTCATGTACTCCCAAAACTATGGTTATACACCATATGGAATATATCCTTCTACTGGTGATGTTCAACTGCAAGGGCTACAACAATACCATTATCCAAGTCCTTATTACCAGCTTGACCAAGGCAGTGCTCCTCAAGGTGGGGGTTCAACTTCTGTCATAGCAGACAAAGTGTCTTTGTCTGTTGAATCAAATAAAGACAACCCCATGGCTAATGGTCCTGGTGTGAGTGGAAATGGTAGGTCGAAGCTGCAAAGACCAAATTATCAGTACCCATATTTAGACCCAAACAGTTCTCATGGAAGAGGAGGCTTGTCAACAGTGGTTCCTTCTCCTAGTTATCAAGATCCTGGATATAGTTTTGATGGTATTCATTCACCAATTACTTGGTTAGATACCTCAATATTTGGTGGTGGGCAGTCCAAACATAATGTAAATGCAGGATATACTTCACCGATATCGCATTCCAATAATTTTCCATCTGGGAGGAATCAGAATCATCGTCCCCATCTTGCG AATTTTCACCACACAAGACCCACAAGCGACGCTTTTGGTTATATGAGTCAGATGTATGCAAACAACCCAATGTATGGCCACTATGGAAACACATTTCGAGCTGGTCCTGGCTATGGATCATTTGGTTATGATTCCTGGATAAGTGGGCGTGGATGGTATCCTGTTGATAGTAAGTACAAACCCAGGGGTCGTGGCTATGGTGCTTCTGGCTCTGGCAAGGAAAATGTGGATGGCTTGAATGAGCTGAATAAAGGACCAAGGGCCAAGGGTTTCAAAAACCAAGAGGGGTTTGATCCTGTCACTGTAGCAGCTAAAGGACAGAACCTTAAATCTAGTGAGAGCACTCCTGAGGATAATCTACCTCTTATTCCAGATAAGGAGAAGTACGGCGGCGAAGATTTTCCCGAGAGTTACTCAGATGCAAAGTTTTTCATCATAAAATCCTACAGTGAGGATGATGTTCATAAAAgtgttaaatataatatgtgGACCAGCACGCCTAATGGCAATAAGAAGCTTGATGCTGCATATCGTGAAGCCAAGGAGAAGTCCAGCGACTGTCCTGTATTTCTGTTATTTTCT GTCAATGCCAGTGGGCAATTTGTTGGTGTAGCAGAGATGGTTGGCCCTGTTGACTTTGACAAAACTGTGGAATACTGGCAACAGGACAAGTGGGTTGGCTGCTTTCCTTTAAAGTGGCATATTATTAAGGATGTACCAAATAGTTCATTGAGGCATATAACACTTGAAAACAATGAAAACAAGCCCGTCACTAATAGTAGGGATACCCAGGAG GTTAATTTTGAGATAGGCATTcagattctaaaaatttttaagagtCATTCAAGCAAGAGATGCATCCTAGAtgattttgggttttatgAGGCTCGTGAGAGGATAATGCAGCAAAAGAAGGCGAAGCAACACCAGTTACAGAGACAG GTATCGGATGGGAAGCCTAGTGACGTTATAATTGATGATAAAGACAAAGACGTGGCTTTAGCAAAAGATAGAGTGCAAAAATCGCAAGAAGAAACTTTGGTAAAGGAACTAGCACTGACTGAGACAATTGGAGATGTGAAGAAGTTGGAGGAGAATGGATCAGCTGCAACAGTAGAAGATGCTGTAAAAGGTGCCAAATCAGCTGTATCGTCTGGGAAGAAGGGTACTTCTAATGGGGTTGCAAGCGCATGCTAA